From a region of the Tenggerimyces flavus genome:
- a CDS encoding carbohydrate ABC transporter permease, translating into MAAPPTTTGPSKASRSGGTPSGRGSAGRRPPTLRERDARSGLLLISPTLIIVVVVVVVPLAWSALIAFQRMRLINVGRTGLFDDLTLRNFVTVFSSDALWSSLGTTVFYTVGSTFLAIVLGLVAALLVRRPFRGRTFVRAAMLIPYVAPVVAATFVWRVMLNPEFGIINTWGTRLFGWDDPVAFLSQARADVSFLGLEIPIPVALLTVIAFEGWRNFPFAFLFILARLSALSDEVEEAAIVDGATPLQRFRYIVLPQLMPVIAVLVVLRFIWTFNEFDSIFLLTGGTAGTNVVSVRVYELLTVQRNVGGAAAQSVFLALVLLVLVGTYLLVVRKRGGQQL; encoded by the coding sequence ATGGCCGCACCGCCTACCACCACAGGGCCGAGCAAGGCATCGCGATCCGGCGGGACCCCTTCGGGTAGGGGTTCCGCCGGGCGGCGGCCGCCGACGCTGCGCGAACGTGACGCCCGCAGTGGTCTGCTGCTGATCTCACCGACGCTGATCATCGTCGTGGTGGTCGTGGTCGTACCGCTCGCGTGGTCGGCGCTGATCGCGTTCCAACGCATGCGGCTCATCAACGTCGGCCGCACGGGTCTGTTCGATGACCTGACGCTGCGGAACTTCGTCACGGTCTTCTCCAGCGACGCACTCTGGTCGAGCCTCGGCACCACGGTGTTCTACACGGTGGGGTCGACGTTCCTCGCGATCGTGCTCGGGCTTGTGGCGGCGCTGCTGGTGCGGCGGCCGTTCCGTGGTCGTACGTTCGTCCGCGCGGCGATGCTGATCCCGTACGTCGCGCCGGTCGTGGCGGCGACGTTCGTATGGCGGGTGATGCTCAACCCGGAGTTCGGTATCATCAACACCTGGGGCACGCGGCTGTTCGGGTGGGACGATCCGGTCGCGTTCCTCTCGCAAGCTCGCGCCGACGTCTCCTTTCTGGGGTTGGAGATTCCGATCCCCGTCGCGCTGCTGACGGTGATCGCGTTCGAGGGGTGGCGGAACTTCCCGTTCGCGTTCTTGTTCATCCTCGCTCGGCTGTCGGCGTTGTCGGACGAGGTCGAGGAGGCGGCGATCGTGGACGGCGCCACGCCGCTGCAGCGGTTCCGGTACATCGTGCTGCCGCAGCTGATGCCGGTGATCGCGGTGCTGGTCGTGCTGCGGTTCATCTGGACGTTCAACGAGTTCGACAGCATCTTCCTGCTCACCGGCGGCACGGCCGGCACGAACGTGGTGAGCGTGCGGGTCTACGAGCTGCTGACCGTCCAACGCAACGTTGGCGGGGCCGCTGCGCAGTCGGTGTTCCTCGCGCTCGTTCTCCTCGTACTGGTGGGGACGTATCTGCTGGTGGTCCGGAAACGGGGAGGGCAGCAACTGTGA
- a CDS encoding carbohydrate ABC transporter permease, with amino-acid sequence MSTYNAPWTRDRVERSVLRVLRWVGIAFFLVITLVPFYYMVMLSLRPIQDLLLRPGSLFVELGNITFSTYREVLAPVSSGGQGFLGFLRNSLLVAGSSMLLALAIAIPGAYAVSRLPFVGRRQVSALFLAVYLFPGIVLAIPMFVVLTRLQLRGSLIGLVLVYIAQTVPVAVYTLRNYFATIPESIEEAGLIDGLGRLGVIRRISLPLALPSIMATGIFVFMIAWNEFLFALLFLVDRREQWTVSLGLSQLSGSVEVSTTVLMAGSVVITIPIVVLFFLTERLLTEGLTSGAEKG; translated from the coding sequence GTGAGCACGTACAACGCTCCCTGGACGCGCGACCGGGTCGAACGTTCGGTCCTCCGGGTGCTGCGGTGGGTGGGCATCGCGTTCTTCCTGGTGATCACGCTCGTGCCCTTCTACTACATGGTGATGCTGTCGCTGCGGCCCATCCAGGACCTGTTGCTGCGGCCCGGCTCGTTGTTCGTGGAGCTCGGCAACATCACGTTCTCGACGTACCGTGAGGTGCTCGCGCCGGTTTCCTCAGGTGGGCAAGGGTTCCTCGGGTTCCTGCGCAACAGTCTGCTCGTCGCGGGGTCGTCCATGCTGCTGGCGTTGGCCATCGCGATCCCCGGCGCGTACGCCGTGAGCCGGCTGCCGTTCGTCGGGCGGCGGCAGGTGAGCGCGCTGTTCCTCGCCGTGTACCTGTTCCCCGGCATCGTTCTGGCGATCCCGATGTTCGTCGTGCTGACTCGGCTGCAGCTGCGCGGCTCGTTGATCGGGCTCGTGCTCGTGTACATCGCGCAGACCGTGCCGGTGGCCGTGTACACACTGCGGAACTACTTCGCGACGATCCCGGAGAGCATCGAGGAGGCCGGCCTCATCGACGGGCTCGGCCGGCTCGGGGTGATCCGCCGGATCAGTCTGCCGCTGGCGCTGCCGTCGATCATGGCGACGGGCATCTTCGTGTTCATGATCGCGTGGAACGAGTTCCTGTTCGCGCTGCTGTTCCTGGTCGACCGGCGGGAGCAGTGGACGGTCTCGTTGGGGCTCTCGCAGCTGTCCGGATCGGTCGAGGTGTCGACGACCGTGCTCATGGCGGGATCGGTGGTCATTACGATTCCGATCGTGGTCCTCTTCTTCCTCACCGAGCGGCTCCTGACCGAGGGCCTCACGAGCGGCGCGGAAAAGGGATGA
- a CDS encoding ROK family transcriptional regulator — protein MSGGITPTSPGEILELIRSGQVTTRRELQDLTGLSRSTVALRLAPLIANGYVRARVRRSGSAGRPANALSFDETGKLILAADLGATHGRYALTDAAGTVLAESAGELSIGSPPQTVLRTVIRRFRDLIRRTDRPVGQLAGIGIGVPGPVDYARGRPVQPPIMPGWHDYPVAAELSAAFDCPAFVDNDANIMGLGEMRTHYREEASLLFVKVSTGIGAGVILSGRPQHGVAGAAGDIGHIRIAHPVEGRRCACGASGCLAAHASGAALARRLSDAGLPAVSSLDVVRLVHEGHPDAIEAVRTAGSLLGEVLSTAIALLNPSVLVLGGDLVLTHEHFLLSVRQAIYERTVPLATRDLAIAGSQLGIRAGVEGARHMVVDEVFSAEAVDARLETLETAGG, from the coding sequence ATGAGCGGCGGCATCACCCCGACCTCTCCGGGCGAGATCCTGGAGCTCATCCGTTCCGGCCAGGTCACCACGCGGCGCGAGCTGCAGGACCTCACCGGGCTGTCGCGGTCGACCGTCGCGCTGCGGCTGGCGCCGTTGATCGCCAACGGGTACGTGCGTGCGCGGGTGCGCCGGTCGGGGTCGGCAGGACGGCCAGCGAACGCGCTGTCGTTCGACGAGACCGGCAAGCTCATCCTCGCCGCGGACCTCGGGGCGACCCACGGCCGGTACGCGCTAACCGATGCCGCGGGGACCGTTCTCGCGGAGTCGGCGGGTGAGCTGTCGATCGGGTCGCCGCCGCAGACCGTACTGCGGACGGTGATCCGGCGCTTCCGCGACCTGATCCGCCGCACTGATCGTCCCGTCGGCCAGCTGGCGGGGATCGGGATCGGCGTTCCGGGGCCAGTGGACTACGCCCGAGGGCGGCCGGTCCAGCCTCCGATCATGCCGGGCTGGCATGACTATCCGGTGGCTGCCGAGCTGTCCGCGGCGTTCGACTGCCCGGCGTTCGTGGACAACGACGCGAACATCATGGGGCTCGGCGAGATGCGGACGCACTATCGCGAGGAAGCGAGCCTGCTGTTCGTCAAGGTGAGCACGGGAATCGGTGCCGGCGTGATCCTGTCGGGGCGGCCGCAGCACGGGGTCGCGGGAGCCGCCGGCGACATCGGACACATTCGCATCGCCCACCCTGTCGAAGGCCGACGCTGCGCCTGCGGAGCGTCCGGATGCCTGGCCGCCCACGCGAGCGGTGCCGCGTTGGCGCGACGGCTGTCGGACGCCGGCTTGCCAGCCGTGTCTAGCCTGGACGTCGTTCGTCTCGTCCACGAAGGGCATCCGGACGCGATCGAGGCCGTCCGCACGGCCGGATCACTGCTCGGCGAAGTGCTGTCGACCGCGATCGCCTTGCTCAACCCGTCCGTCCTCGTGCTCGGCGGCGACCTGGTGCTGACCCACGAACACTTCCTGCTGAGCGTGCGACAGGCGATCTACGAACGGACCGTGCCACTAGCCACTCGTGACCTGGCGATCGCCGGAAGCCAACTCGGCATCCGCGCCGGAGTGGAGGGCGCGCGACACATGGTGGTCGACGAAGTCTTCTCCGCTGAGGCAGTCGACGCTCGCCTTGAGACCCTGGAGACCGCCGGTGGTTGA
- a CDS encoding RNA polymerase sigma factor, with protein MHEIGKLPGSQRDVLALCVWDGLSYAEAAIALAVPVGTVRSRLARARARLAEVDHQESAQRPGALRASTEEMRG; from the coding sequence TTGCACGAGATCGGCAAGCTGCCAGGTTCGCAGCGAGACGTCTTAGCTCTGTGCGTTTGGGACGGCCTCAGCTACGCCGAGGCGGCGATCGCGCTCGCCGTGCCCGTTGGAACCGTCCGGTCGCGGCTGGCCCGCGCCAGAGCGCGGCTCGCCGAGGTTGACCATCAGGAATCCGCCCAGCGCCCCGGAGCGTTGCGGGCAAGCACCGAGGAGATGCGAGGATGA
- a CDS encoding IS3 family transposase codes for MATVIDIASRRVVGWAMADHLRTDLDEQALRNAVAARRPTAGVIFHSDRGCQYTSAQFTHAATALGVTLSVGRTGQCWDKALAESFFATIKTELIDNRSWPSHTALRAAIFDYIEGWYNTRRRHSTLGYLSPTAYETTATTCAA; via the coding sequence ATGGCCACCGTGATCGATATCGCCTCTCGCCGTGTGGTGGGCTGGGCGATGGCCGACCACCTGCGCACCGATCTGGACGAGCAGGCCCTCCGCAACGCCGTGGCCGCGCGTCGCCCGACCGCTGGGGTGATCTTCCACTCTGACCGCGGCTGCCAGTACACCTCGGCCCAGTTCACCCACGCAGCAACAGCATTAGGCGTCACCTTGTCGGTCGGACGCACCGGACAGTGCTGGGACAAAGCCCTCGCCGAGTCGTTCTTCGCCACCATCAAAACAGAGCTGATCGACAACCGATCCTGGCCATCACACACCGCCCTCCGTGCCGCGATCTTCGACTACATCGAAGGCTGGTACAACACCAGACGAAGACACTCCACACTCGGCTACCTCAGCCCCACCGCCTACGAAACCACCGCCACCACCTGCGCGGCCTGA
- a CDS encoding tyrosine-type recombinase/integrase — translation MNALAASLQAYFTTFAHTQRDLSANTITSYRDTWRLLLKHLTATLGVPADALDFDAITATNVAGFLDHLEHERGNSARTRNARLTAIRSVLARALPDHPEHAATITQVLAIPPKRTTRAVIEFLTTDEVDTLLAAPDATNWTGRRDHALLALTVQTGLRISEICSLTVDDVHLGAGPHVACTGKGRRQRVTPLTRAAVAIMTTYLAERINRPGTALFCGPHGQPLSRDALEHRLAKHLITATTTCPSLAGKHVTMHTLRHTAAMNLLAAGVDVSVIALWLGHADTHSTDAYLHADMAIKQAAIDRTRPPDVRPGTYQPEPDILAWLTAL, via the coding sequence ATGAACGCTCTGGCCGCCAGTCTGCAGGCATACTTCACGACCTTCGCGCACACCCAGCGCGACCTGTCCGCCAACACGATCACGTCCTACCGCGACACGTGGCGGCTGCTGCTGAAGCACCTGACTGCGACGCTCGGGGTTCCTGCGGACGCACTCGACTTCGACGCCATCACCGCAACGAACGTCGCCGGGTTCCTCGACCACCTCGAACACGAGCGTGGCAACAGCGCCAGGACACGCAACGCCCGACTGACTGCGATCCGCTCCGTGCTCGCCCGGGCACTGCCCGACCATCCCGAGCACGCCGCCACGATCACCCAAGTCCTCGCGATCCCACCCAAACGCACAACCAGGGCTGTCATCGAGTTCCTCACCACCGACGAGGTCGACACACTCCTCGCCGCACCCGACGCCACGAATTGGACCGGGCGACGCGACCACGCCCTGCTGGCCCTGACAGTGCAGACCGGTCTACGGATCAGCGAGATCTGCTCCCTGACCGTCGACGACGTCCACCTCGGCGCAGGCCCCCACGTTGCCTGCACCGGCAAAGGGCGACGCCAACGCGTCACCCCGCTGACCCGAGCAGCCGTGGCCATCATGACCACTTACCTCGCAGAACGGATCAACCGCCCCGGCACTGCGCTGTTCTGCGGTCCCCACGGGCAACCCTTGTCCCGCGACGCGCTCGAGCACCGGCTCGCCAAACACCTCATCACCGCAACGACGACCTGCCCGAGCCTCGCCGGCAAGCACGTCACGATGCACACACTGCGGCACACCGCGGCGATGAACCTCCTCGCCGCCGGAGTCGACGTCTCCGTCATCGCGCTCTGGCTCGGACACGCCGACACCCACAGCACCGACGCCTACCTCCACGCCGACATGGCCATCAAACAGGCCGCCATCGACCGAACCAGGCCACCCGACGTGAGACCCGGCACCTACCAGCCTGAGCCCGACATCCTCGCCTGGCTCACGGCCCTCTGA
- a CDS encoding tyrosine-type recombinase/integrase, protein MTTPTTPTTPTLRERLDEYLVMRRALGFQLGDLERQVGLFCTWLEARGQRQTFTIDDAVTWARLNPDAHPSWWATRLSLVRRFAGYLNANGVDVPVIPSGLLPARKPRAVPFIYTQNDIDALLVACDIEFTDERIAATLRTVIGLLTATGLRISEALNLGVDDIDPDNDVLVIKAAKSHERLVPVHPSTSTALQQYIALPARTATQPDPHGPVFVTSQGTGYAYVSFQSMFKRVREAAGLTPRARARPRLHDLRHTFATAHMTAAYAHGGDPDRVLSLLTTWLGHSDAAHTYWYLTATGELMALAAGMLEPDEQGDGGEPS, encoded by the coding sequence ATGACGACGCCGACAACCCCGACGACGCCGACGTTGCGTGAGCGACTCGACGAGTACTTGGTGATGCGCCGGGCGCTGGGGTTCCAGCTGGGCGATCTCGAACGGCAGGTCGGCCTGTTCTGCACTTGGCTCGAAGCACGCGGCCAGAGGCAGACCTTCACCATCGACGACGCCGTGACGTGGGCCCGGCTCAATCCCGACGCGCACCCCTCGTGGTGGGCGACCCGCCTGTCGTTGGTCCGCCGCTTTGCCGGCTACCTGAACGCTAACGGTGTCGACGTCCCGGTCATCCCCAGCGGGCTACTGCCGGCCAGGAAGCCCAGGGCGGTTCCCTTCATCTACACCCAGAACGATATCGATGCGTTGCTCGTCGCCTGCGACATCGAGTTCACCGACGAGCGGATCGCCGCGACCCTCCGCACCGTTATCGGTCTACTCACCGCCACTGGCCTGCGGATCAGCGAAGCGCTGAACCTGGGAGTCGATGACATCGACCCCGACAACGACGTGTTAGTGATCAAGGCTGCCAAGTCTCACGAGCGGCTCGTTCCGGTCCACCCGTCGACATCGACCGCGCTGCAGCAGTACATCGCTCTCCCTGCCCGCACAGCCACCCAGCCCGATCCCCACGGGCCGGTCTTCGTGACCTCCCAGGGGACCGGCTACGCCTACGTGTCCTTCCAGTCCATGTTCAAACGAGTCAGGGAGGCTGCCGGGCTCACCCCGCGCGCCAGGGCACGCCCCCGCCTGCACGACCTGAGACACACCTTTGCCACCGCGCACATGACCGCGGCCTACGCCCACGGTGGGGATCCCGACCGGGTCCTGTCGCTGCTCACCACCTGGCTCGGGCACTCCGATGCCGCCCACACCTACTGGTACCTGACCGCGACCGGCGAGCTCATGGCCCTTGCCGCCGGGATGCTCGAACCCGACGAGCAGGGTGACGGAGGAGAACCGTCATGA
- a CDS encoding tyrosine-type recombinase/integrase, translating to MGPLAPTVLGECSAWSAAQGYSLGSAAGIGNLLERLSMWMEEVGAGVDDLDEDVLAEFVAAELSRELPCASVQRWTGTMSRFLASAGYLGAARKRPDQLTPVQAAAEDWRSWMREQRGLTDKTIVAYCHYAASLLDEMTATDGSVEWDRLDAAIVNSYIAERGRPYGVVARAHIVGSVRCLLRWALSTGRLNRDLTGGILKPAGTRRSVPRGVDAEQVAGLLAVCDPATAIGTRDRAVVVTLVRLGLRAGEAARLRLDDIDWASGLLKVTGKGREHTLPLPVDVGQALEAWLRLRPPALDRAVFVRLRAPRQMMTVAGLSGIIARLSDLAGIDQIRAHRLRHTAAMDVLAAGGSLTEAKELLGHVYTVTTMTYAKVDLVSLRELVVPFGQVP from the coding sequence GTGGGTCCCTTGGCGCCAACGGTGCTGGGCGAGTGCTCGGCATGGTCGGCCGCACAGGGGTACTCGCTGGGTTCAGCAGCCGGGATCGGCAACCTGCTGGAGCGGCTGAGCATGTGGATGGAGGAAGTCGGCGCCGGTGTCGATGACCTCGACGAGGACGTGCTCGCCGAGTTCGTCGCAGCTGAACTCTCCCGAGAACTTCCCTGCGCCAGCGTGCAGCGCTGGACGGGCACGATGAGCCGGTTCTTGGCGTCCGCTGGCTATCTGGGCGCAGCCAGGAAGAGGCCGGATCAACTCACGCCGGTCCAGGCCGCGGCGGAGGACTGGCGTTCCTGGATGCGTGAACAGCGTGGTCTGACCGACAAGACCATCGTGGCCTACTGTCATTACGCGGCCAGCCTCCTGGACGAGATGACCGCCACTGACGGGTCGGTGGAATGGGACCGGCTCGACGCGGCCATCGTCAACTCCTACATCGCCGAACGCGGCCGACCCTATGGTGTCGTAGCTCGTGCTCACATCGTCGGATCGGTCCGCTGTCTACTGCGGTGGGCGTTGTCCACCGGCCGCCTCAACCGCGACCTGACCGGCGGCATCCTCAAGCCTGCTGGGACGCGACGTTCAGTGCCGCGAGGGGTGGACGCCGAGCAGGTCGCAGGCTTGCTTGCCGTGTGCGATCCGGCCACGGCCATCGGGACACGGGACCGGGCCGTCGTCGTGACCTTGGTGCGGCTGGGCCTGCGCGCTGGTGAAGCCGCCCGTCTCAGGCTCGACGACATCGACTGGGCCAGCGGACTCCTGAAGGTCACCGGCAAGGGCCGCGAGCACACGCTGCCGCTCCCGGTCGACGTGGGCCAGGCGCTGGAAGCGTGGCTGCGACTACGACCACCCGCGCTGGACAGGGCGGTGTTTGTGCGGCTGAGGGCACCGCGCCAGATGATGACGGTCGCGGGGCTCTCGGGGATCATCGCGCGACTGTCAGACCTGGCCGGGATCGATCAGATCCGCGCGCACCGGCTGAGGCACACCGCCGCGATGGACGTCTTGGCTGCGGGTGGCTCCTTGACCGAAGCCAAGGAGCTTCTGGGCCACGTCTACACCGTCACCACGATGACCTACGCAAAGGTCGACCTGGTGTCGCTGCGCGAGCTGGTCGTCCCGTTCGGGCAGGTGCCCTGA
- a CDS encoding IS3 family transposase, translating to MATVIDIASRRVVGWAMADHLRTDLDEQALRNAVAARRPTGGVIFHSDRGCQYTSAQFTHAATALGVTLSVGRTGQCWDKALAESFFATIKTELIDNRSWPSHTALRAAIFDYIEGWYNTRRRHSTLGYLSPTAYETTATTCAA from the coding sequence ATGGCCACCGTGATCGATATCGCCTCTCGCCGTGTGGTGGGCTGGGCGATGGCCGACCACCTGCGCACCGATCTGGACGAGCAGGCCCTCCGCAACGCCGTGGCCGCGCGTCGCCCGACGGGCGGGGTGATCTTCCACTCTGACCGCGGCTGCCAGTACACCTCGGCCCAGTTCACCCACGCAGCAACAGCATTAGGCGTCACCTTGTCGGTCGGACGCACCGGACAGTGCTGGGACAAAGCCCTCGCCGAGTCGTTCTTCGCCACCATCAAAACAGAGCTGATCGACAACCGATCCTGGCCATCACACACCGCCCTACGTGCCGCGATCTTCGACTACATCGAAGGCTGGTACAACACCAGACGAAGACACTCCACACTCGGCTACCTCAGCCCCACCGCCTACGAAACCACCGCCACCACCTGCGCGGCCTGA
- a CDS encoding transglycosylase domain-containing protein produces MQLAMFVVVSGLAGVLVAGLVIPLAGAIGVTTRAAIDSFESLPSVLPEPPLPESSVMFDGTGKKLATFYDENRKNVPLTEISRTMQKAIISIEDARFYEHGPLDLRGTMRALVRNQQAGGSIQQGGSSITQQYVKLVLFESATTQAEKDKVTDDTYERKLQELRYAVGLEEKHSKDEILEKYLNIVYFGASVYGVEAAAKHFFSTTAKKLNLIQSAMLAALVRDPNGLDPVKNWKPVITRRNLVLSRMHDLGYITAHHYNKYRKAGLWLKINETRRGCFNSKYPFFCDYALQVLLNDPSLGRTKRERMKFIEEGGLAIYTTIDPKAQDAAQRSIDQQVRATDAVFSAVSMVQPGTGYIKAMAQSRRYGEGRGKTYVNYNVGQNFNGGIGVQPGSTFKTFVLAAAIQQGISVHARLPSPQTLVVPALERIPTCRGAWRDDRPWRVSNSTDPGSPVVDLVRGTVRSVNTFFVNLERQTGLCAPATIAANAGIKRGDGKPLKQVGSFTLGVNEVTPLSMAEAYATFAARGKHCNATAVTKVLDRKLNRVPIRTPGCRQVLRPYVADGVTSVLRQVIDGDDPGRTGRRMHLEGHQAAGKTGTNNERQAVSFAGYTTELAAYAVVQDAHTPLRTLLGQRIGGQRRGSNDVWGGRLAGPIWLGAMSGALGLKPSPHPVTPVPPAFETHEVQIPNVLGDSAEEARELLEQAGFVVLLGEPVRAPWSKGGVARQSPVAGTLWARGNWVVINVSG; encoded by the coding sequence ATGCAGCTCGCTATGTTCGTCGTGGTGAGCGGGCTCGCCGGTGTGCTCGTCGCCGGTTTGGTCATCCCGCTCGCCGGGGCAATCGGGGTCACCACCCGCGCCGCCATCGACAGCTTCGAGAGCCTGCCGAGCGTGCTCCCCGAGCCGCCGCTGCCGGAGTCGAGCGTGATGTTCGACGGTACGGGCAAGAAGCTAGCCACGTTCTACGACGAGAACCGCAAGAACGTGCCGCTCACCGAGATCTCCAGGACGATGCAGAAGGCGATCATCTCGATCGAGGACGCCCGGTTCTATGAACACGGCCCGCTCGACCTCCGCGGCACCATGCGGGCGCTCGTCCGCAACCAGCAGGCCGGTGGCTCGATCCAGCAGGGTGGTTCGTCCATCACCCAGCAGTACGTGAAGCTCGTCCTGTTCGAGTCGGCTACCACCCAGGCGGAGAAGGACAAGGTCACCGACGACACTTACGAGCGCAAGCTGCAGGAGCTGCGCTACGCCGTCGGGCTGGAGGAGAAGCACTCCAAGGACGAGATCCTGGAGAAGTACCTGAACATCGTCTACTTCGGCGCCAGTGTGTACGGCGTGGAGGCAGCCGCAAAGCACTTCTTCAGTACCACGGCGAAGAAGCTCAACCTGATCCAGTCGGCGATGCTCGCGGCCCTTGTGCGCGACCCCAACGGCCTCGACCCCGTGAAGAACTGGAAGCCGGTCATTACTCGGCGCAACTTGGTGCTCTCCCGGATGCACGACCTCGGCTACATCACCGCACATCACTACAACAAGTACCGCAAGGCCGGGCTCTGGCTGAAGATCAACGAGACCCGCCGCGGTTGCTTCAACTCCAAGTACCCGTTCTTCTGTGACTACGCGCTGCAGGTTCTGCTCAACGACCCGTCCCTCGGTCGGACCAAGCGGGAGCGCATGAAGTTCATCGAAGAGGGCGGTCTAGCGATCTACACCACGATCGACCCGAAGGCCCAGGACGCGGCGCAGCGATCGATCGACCAGCAGGTGCGCGCCACCGACGCGGTGTTCTCGGCGGTGTCGATGGTCCAGCCCGGCACCGGCTACATCAAGGCAATGGCGCAGAGCCGACGCTACGGCGAGGGCAGGGGCAAGACGTACGTCAACTACAATGTCGGGCAGAATTTCAACGGCGGCATCGGGGTGCAGCCGGGCTCGACGTTCAAGACGTTCGTACTCGCCGCCGCCATCCAACAAGGCATTTCCGTCCACGCCCGGCTCCCCTCGCCTCAGACTCTGGTGGTCCCCGCCCTCGAACGGATCCCGACCTGCCGGGGAGCTTGGCGGGACGACCGGCCGTGGAGGGTGTCCAATTCCACCGACCCGGGCTCTCCGGTGGTCGACCTCGTCAGGGGAACGGTCAGGTCGGTCAACACCTTCTTCGTCAACCTCGAACGACAGACCGGTCTCTGCGCCCCGGCGACGATCGCCGCCAACGCCGGCATCAAGCGCGGTGACGGCAAACCGTTGAAGCAGGTCGGCTCGTTCACGCTCGGCGTCAACGAGGTCACACCGCTGTCCATGGCCGAGGCGTACGCGACGTTCGCCGCCCGCGGCAAGCACTGCAACGCGACCGCTGTCACGAAGGTCCTCGACCGCAAGCTCAACCGCGTTCCCATCCGCACGCCCGGGTGCCGTCAAGTGCTGCGGCCATACGTCGCGGACGGCGTGACCTCGGTGCTGCGGCAGGTCATCGACGGCGACGACCCTGGACGGACGGGACGCCGGATGCATCTGGAGGGGCACCAAGCCGCCGGCAAGACCGGCACCAACAACGAACGCCAGGCAGTCTCATTCGCCGGATACACCACTGAGCTGGCCGCTTACGCGGTCGTCCAGGACGCCCACACACCTCTGCGAACCCTGCTCGGACAGCGGATCGGCGGCCAACGGCGCGGCTCGAACGACGTCTGGGGCGGCCGACTGGCCGGCCCAATCTGGCTCGGAGCGATGAGCGGTGCTCTCGGACTTAAGCCGAGCCCCCATCCGGTGACTCCGGTCCCACCGGCCTTCGAGACGCACGAAGTCCAGATACCGAACGTCCTCGGCGACAGCGCCGAGGAGGCACGCGAGCTGCTGGAGCAAGCCGGTTTTGTCGTCCTCCTGGGCGAGCCGGTTCGCGCACCGTGGTCGAAGGGGGGTGTCGCCCGTCAGAGTCCGGTCGCGGGGACGTTGTGGGCACGCGGCAACTGGGTCGTGATCAACGTCTCAGGCTAG
- a CDS encoding ATP-binding protein → MRRPGPAPLRPPRQAAGFPREKWLADFDFDANPNINPAAIHTLASCAWVRTGDPLCLIGDSGTGKTHLPIALGIAAAQAGHRVKYTLATKLVNELVEAASVAIASNESFAGWTKTFTDPRLCAASVDRLTFAGNIIQTGTDSYRLAHARTLNAS, encoded by the coding sequence GTGCGACGACCGGGACCGGCGCCGCTCCGCCCGCCGCGTCAAGCCGCCGGGTTCCCACGGGAGAAGTGGCTGGCCGACTTCGACTTCGACGCCAACCCCAACATCAACCCCGCCGCCATCCACACCCTCGCCTCCTGCGCCTGGGTCCGCACCGGCGACCCGCTCTGCCTCATCGGCGACTCCGGCACCGGCAAGACACACCTGCCGATCGCGCTCGGCATCGCCGCCGCACAAGCCGGCCACCGAGTGAAGTACACCCTGGCCACCAAGCTGGTGAACGAACTCGTCGAAGCCGCCAGCGTCGCCATCGCCTCCAATGAATCCTTTGCCGGCTGGACGAAAACCTTCACCGACCCACGACTCTGCGCCGCCAGCGTCGACCGACTCACCTTCGCCGGCAACATCATCCAAACCGGCACCGACTCCTACCGCCTCGCCCACGCCCGCACCCTCAACGCCAGCTGA
- a CDS encoding zinc-binding dehydrogenase — translation MRGILRLKRAWSIVEERHARRRPPHRRDRLLARLNGARVVGVDVTLDASDGDGAERIRDLAGGRGADVAIEVSGNARALHEAVRSVAYSSRVIAARLVPGDAVGLRRGEEFHLNRVPVVSSQISGVAPALPHRWDRYRFNTPVLGLAIAGRIQLRGWCRTSGRSPRRRRGSSSSTRPRRRFCKWS, via the coding sequence ATCCGTGGGATCCTACGCCTCAAACGCGCTTGGTCGATCGTCGAGGAACGTCATGCTCGACGCCGACCTCCACATCGGCGAGATCGTCTGCTGGCCAGGCTGAACGGCGCCCGCGTCGTCGGCGTCGATGTCACGTTGGACGCGAGCGATGGCGACGGCGCCGAACGGATCCGCGACCTGGCGGGAGGTCGTGGCGCCGACGTGGCGATCGAGGTCAGCGGCAACGCGCGTGCGTTGCACGAGGCCGTCCGCTCGGTGGCCTACAGCTCCCGCGTGATCGCGGCGCGCCTCGTCCCTGGCGACGCCGTCGGCCTGCGGCGGGGGGAGGAGTTCCACCTCAACCGGGTGCCGGTGGTGTCCTCCCAGATCTCCGGGGTGGCTCCCGCGCTCCCGCACCGCTGGGACCGGTACCGGTTCAACACCCCGGTCCTCGGCCTCGCGATCGCCGGACGGATCCAGCTGCGCGGTTGGTGTCGTACATCCGGCCGATCACCGAGGCGGCGGCGAGGTTCGAGCTCATCGACCAGACCCCGCAGGAGGTTCTGCAAGTGGTCCTGA